AGGTAAACCGGCCGATTCGAGGCATGAATTTCCCTGAAGACAGATTTCCGCGTCCTTGTTACGCTTAAGGGCTATGGATAGGCAAGGTTCAGAACAATTCGAGATCGGTCGGGCATCGCCGCGACATCAAGGAGCCGCGTTATGGTTGGCCACCGGTGGTCGATCTCGGCATGTGAACCGAGGCCGAGTTACGGCCCTTCTGGCTGCGGAGAAGGAAGGGAAGATCAGCCTGGATGGTCTGCTTTCCGCGACCAATAACAATCGCGTCGTCGCCGCGACGTGGTGCCTCAATCAGCCAGGAAAGATCGCCACGATCTGGGGACCAGGATTGATCTCTGGCATACCGGACACCCTGGCGGATGAATTGGTTACACGATCGGTCAAATTTGCCCAGCAATCGGGTAGCCATCTCGTGCAGAGCCTGGTTGGTGCCGAAAACCCTGCGGCTGGCGAGCACCTGACGCGGATGGGATTTCGAGCGATCACGTTGCTCGATCAATTGCACGCATTCCTTGACGACCTGAACGTTCCTCCTCCAACCGATCGGCTCTCATTTATCCCTTGCGAAGACTTTCGCCGTTCAAGCTTCGAGAAGCTTGTGGCCAATACGTACGATGGCAGTCTCGATTGCCCCGAGGTCGACGGGCTTCGTCAGATCAGCGATGTGCTAGCCGGTTACTACGCCACCAGCAGCCAAAACACGGCCCACTGGTACACCATCAAACAGGGGGGCGATACGGTCGGGGTAACCATCTTGGCACATCACACTGCCAACCACCAGTTGGAACTAATTTATTTCGGTCTACTGCCTACGTTCCGGCGGCAAGGTCTGGGAAGAGAGATCCTTTGCTTTGTGATCCAGCAAGCGAAGCGGTTGGGCTGCCAATCGATTCTGACTGGGGTCGATCAACGCAACACGCCTGCGATGGTCCTGTACCACCAGTTTGGGTTTGGTCTGTCCGATTCCAAAGAGCTGTATCTGAAGCCGCTCGCTTCGCTCAATGTGGCCGTCGCTTGACTTGCGATTCGGTAGCCCGCTTACCGACCCTTCCTAGATTCTTCATAAAGCGTGACCAACCGTGTCAAGCGGTATGATCCGGTTTTTGGAACACGTAACATGTTTCTTTTCAATGAGATAGAAACATCAATAGTTACCTTCTTGAATGCGTTTCCCCAG
The Blastopirellula marina genome window above contains:
- a CDS encoding GNAT family N-acetyltransferase — translated: MDRQGSEQFEIGRASPRHQGAALWLATGGRSRHVNRGRVTALLAAEKEGKISLDGLLSATNNNRVVAATWCLNQPGKIATIWGPGLISGIPDTLADELVTRSVKFAQQSGSHLVQSLVGAENPAAGEHLTRMGFRAITLLDQLHAFLDDLNVPPPTDRLSFIPCEDFRRSSFEKLVANTYDGSLDCPEVDGLRQISDVLAGYYATSSQNTAHWYTIKQGGDTVGVTILAHHTANHQLELIYFGLLPTFRRQGLGREILCFVIQQAKRLGCQSILTGVDQRNTPAMVLYHQFGFGLSDSKELYLKPLASLNVAVA